The Streptomyces sp. NBC_01244 genome contains a region encoding:
- a CDS encoding MerR family transcriptional regulator translates to MRISQLAERSGVPATTLRFHEGSGLLPAERTPAGYRVYGEAALERLAFIGAAKHLGLPLEEIGELLTVWEAGACIDVKADLRPRLATRLSEAETRTAQSAALAASLHSALEHLDALPDRAGRCDPECGFLVPGPAPTATAGPGDVALTGRRTADRETEHWRTAPVACSLSGKAMSERAAQWAEAVGGAVRTRISDGLRLTLPVEQAVALTALAAAEQQCCPFFDFRLHLDGTQVHLEVRAPADGAALLADLFGPAVGPAA, encoded by the coding sequence ATGCGGATCTCCCAGCTGGCCGAGCGTTCCGGTGTTCCGGCGACCACCCTGCGCTTCCACGAGGGCTCCGGGCTCCTGCCCGCCGAGCGGACGCCGGCCGGCTACCGGGTGTACGGCGAGGCAGCACTCGAGCGGTTGGCCTTCATCGGCGCGGCCAAGCATCTGGGGCTTCCGCTGGAGGAGATCGGCGAACTGCTCACGGTGTGGGAGGCCGGGGCCTGCATTGACGTCAAGGCCGACCTGCGGCCACGGCTCGCCACCCGCCTGAGCGAAGCCGAAACCCGCACGGCGCAATCGGCCGCGTTGGCCGCCTCCCTGCACTCGGCGCTGGAACACCTGGACGCGCTGCCCGACCGGGCCGGACGGTGCGACCCCGAGTGCGGCTTCCTCGTACCGGGACCCGCGCCGACTGCGACCGCCGGTCCGGGAGACGTGGCGCTCACCGGCCGTCGGACCGCCGACCGGGAGACGGAGCACTGGCGCACCGCGCCAGTGGCCTGCTCGCTGTCCGGGAAGGCCATGAGCGAACGCGCCGCACAATGGGCCGAGGCCGTCGGCGGCGCCGTCCGGACCCGGATCTCCGACGGGCTGCGCCTGACCCTGCCCGTGGAGCAGGCCGTGGCCCTGACCGCGCTGGCCGCTGCCGAGCAACAGTGCTGCCCGTTCTTCGACTTCCGCCTCCACCTCGACGGCACCCAGGTCCATCTGGAGGTCCGCGCGCCCGCCGACGGCGCCGCGCTGCTGGCCGACCTGTTCGGGCCGGCCGTCGGGCCGGCCGCCTGA
- a CDS encoding phospholipase D-like domain-containing protein, producing the protein MARTVRTAALVSTAALALGFSLLGAITPASASEAPAPTPHLDAVEQTLRQVSPGLEGSIWERTSGNRLGSSEPGGADWLLQTPGCWGDAVCADRPGSRRLLDKMRRDIADARQTVDISTLAPFPNGGFQEAIVAGLRESVQKGNRLKVRVMVGAAPLYHSTVIPSSYRDELLTKLGPAAAGNITLNVASMTTSKTAFSWNHSKLVVVDGSSVITGGINSWKDDYLETSHPVSDVDLALSGPAAGSAGRYLDSLWDWTCRNKNNWSAVWFAASPGADCMPALPRPASPQGEGNVPALAVGGLGVGIRQNDPASVFRPVLPTAGDTKCGIGVHDRTNADRDYDTVNPEESALRALISSATSHIEISQQDVHATCPPLPRYDVRLYDALAAKLASGVKVRIVVSDPANRGTIGSGGYSQIKSLSEVSDALRGRVTALTGDGARARTALCENLQLATFRASDQPTWADGKPYAQHHKLVSVDGSAFYIGSKNLYPSWLQDFGYIVESPAAAGQLKSDLLDPQWRYSQATATHDYTRGVCQG; encoded by the coding sequence TTGGCACGCACCGTCCGTACGGCCGCACTCGTCTCCACAGCGGCGCTCGCACTCGGCTTCTCCCTCCTCGGCGCCATCACCCCCGCCTCCGCCTCGGAGGCGCCGGCACCCACCCCGCACCTGGACGCGGTCGAGCAGACCCTGCGTCAGGTCTCGCCGGGCCTGGAGGGCTCGATCTGGGAGCGCACCTCCGGCAACCGGCTCGGCTCGTCCGAGCCCGGGGGCGCCGACTGGCTGCTCCAGACTCCCGGATGCTGGGGCGACGCCGTGTGCGCCGACCGGCCCGGATCGCGCCGCCTCCTGGACAAGATGCGGCGCGACATCGCCGACGCCCGGCAGACGGTCGACATATCAACCCTGGCGCCCTTCCCCAACGGCGGTTTCCAGGAGGCGATCGTCGCGGGCCTTCGGGAATCCGTACAGAAGGGCAACCGGCTGAAGGTGCGCGTCATGGTCGGCGCCGCGCCCCTCTACCACTCCACGGTGATCCCGTCGTCCTACCGGGACGAGCTGCTCACGAAGCTCGGCCCGGCCGCCGCGGGCAACATCACCTTGAACGTGGCCTCGATGACCACCTCGAAGACCGCCTTCTCCTGGAATCACTCCAAGCTGGTCGTGGTGGACGGCAGTTCGGTGATCACCGGTGGCATCAACAGCTGGAAGGACGACTATCTCGAGACCTCCCACCCGGTGAGCGACGTCGACCTCGCCCTGTCCGGACCGGCGGCCGGTTCCGCGGGCCGCTACCTGGACTCCCTGTGGGACTGGACCTGTCGCAACAAGAACAACTGGAGTGCGGTCTGGTTCGCCGCCTCGCCCGGCGCGGACTGCATGCCCGCCCTGCCCCGGCCCGCCTCCCCGCAGGGCGAGGGGAACGTGCCCGCACTGGCCGTCGGCGGGCTCGGCGTGGGCATCCGCCAGAACGACCCCGCCTCCGTCTTCCGCCCGGTCCTGCCCACGGCCGGCGACACCAAGTGCGGGATCGGGGTGCACGACAGGACGAACGCCGATCGGGACTACGACACCGTCAACCCGGAGGAGAGCGCGCTGCGCGCCCTGATCTCCAGCGCGACCTCTCACATCGAGATCTCCCAGCAGGACGTGCACGCCACCTGCCCGCCGCTGCCCCGCTACGACGTGCGCCTCTACGACGCCCTCGCCGCGAAGCTCGCCTCCGGCGTGAAGGTTCGCATCGTCGTGAGCGACCCGGCGAACCGCGGCACGATCGGCAGCGGCGGCTACTCGCAGATCAAGTCGCTCTCCGAGGTGAGCGACGCCCTGCGCGGCCGGGTGACGGCCCTGACCGGCGACGGCGCCCGAGCCCGGACGGCTCTGTGCGAGAACCTCCAGCTGGCCACGTTCCGCGCCTCGGACCAGCCGACCTGGGCGGACGGCAAGCCGTATGCCCAGCACCACAAACTGGTGTCGGTCGACGGATCGGCCTTCTACATCGGCTCGAAGAACCTGTATCCGTCCTGGCTGCAGGACTTCGGGTACATCGTCGAGAGCCCGGCCGCCGCCGGACAGCTGAAGAGCGACCTGCTGGACCCCCAGTGGCGCTACTCCCAGGCCACCGCGACGCACGACTACACCCGCGGCGTCTGCCAGGGCTGA
- a CDS encoding DUF5990 family protein has product MPPLSLRIMGRDLPGRECGAYRDVHVAVQRGREPEAAVPGDAAEAVWEFTVEAVAAPDGAWDFRGPYVHGRRGARFLYLTWGELPPGGAFTMFRRAKLMLDDLPPQAVERGAAEARLGLTDACGMPVCAAVRPPGLTWS; this is encoded by the coding sequence ATGCCACCACTCTCGCTGCGGATCATGGGCCGTGATCTCCCGGGTCGTGAATGCGGCGCCTACCGGGACGTCCATGTCGCCGTGCAGCGAGGGCGCGAGCCGGAAGCCGCTGTCCCCGGGGATGCGGCGGAGGCGGTCTGGGAGTTCACCGTGGAAGCGGTCGCAGCGCCGGACGGCGCTTGGGACTTTCGCGGCCCTTACGTCCACGGGCGACGCGGGGCCCGGTTCCTGTATCTGACGTGGGGAGAGCTGCCGCCCGGCGGAGCGTTCACGATGTTCCGCCGCGCCAAGCTGATGCTCGACGACCTCCCGCCGCAGGCCGTCGAACGGGGCGCCGCCGAAGCGCGGCTCGGACTGACGGACGCGTGCGGGATGCCCGTGTGCGCTGCGGTGCGCCCACCCGGGCTCACCTGGAGCTGA
- a CDS encoding MarR family winged helix-turn-helix transcriptional regulator produces MGSETPTAPVAGCGDLTGDFGFSLMAVAHAYRSAVSSALESVPQGARGYQTLAAVVEGDEPNQLALAGYLRIDRTVMTYLIDELVAAGLVERRLDPADRRRRKIVATGHGVDTVRELQGRVQEAEGGLLSAIDEGDRELFRALLQRVARGLGDPEPCDADTDRCDDAEPGRQSS; encoded by the coding sequence ATGGGCAGCGAGACGCCGACCGCACCGGTCGCCGGGTGCGGCGACCTCACCGGGGACTTCGGGTTCTCGCTGATGGCGGTGGCGCATGCCTACCGCTCCGCTGTCTCCTCGGCGCTCGAAAGCGTCCCGCAGGGTGCGCGCGGCTACCAGACGCTCGCTGCCGTGGTCGAGGGTGACGAGCCCAATCAACTGGCCCTGGCCGGATACCTGCGGATCGACCGCACCGTGATGACCTACCTGATCGACGAGCTCGTGGCGGCCGGACTGGTCGAGCGCCGACTCGACCCCGCCGATCGGCGCCGACGCAAGATCGTCGCGACCGGTCACGGCGTCGACACCGTCCGGGAGCTGCAAGGACGGGTGCAAGAGGCGGAGGGTGGGCTCCTCTCCGCGATCGACGAGGGTGACCGCGAGCTGTTCCGGGCCCTGCTGCAACGAGTCGCTCGCGGCCTCGGCGACCCCGAGCCGTGCGACGCCGACACCGACCGCTGCGACGATGCCGAGCCTGGTCGGCAGTCCTCGTGA
- a CDS encoding NADPH-dependent FMN reductase: MLKIGIILGSTRPNRNGEQVARWVLDIASRRTDAEFELLDLRDYPLPHLDEPMPPSLGQYQNEHTRQWAAKIASFDGFVIVTPEYNHGIPGVLKNALDFLYAEWNNKAVGYVSYGGVGGVRAVEQLRLVAGELQMADVRQQVALSLITEFENYQVFKPGGYNLPALNTMLDQVIAWTTALAPLRTTATAAA; encoded by the coding sequence ATGCTCAAGATCGGCATCATCCTCGGCAGTACCCGTCCCAACCGCAACGGTGAACAGGTCGCCCGCTGGGTGCTCGACATCGCCTCACGCCGCACTGACGCCGAGTTCGAACTCCTCGACCTCCGCGACTACCCGCTCCCCCACCTCGACGAGCCCATGCCGCCGTCGCTCGGCCAGTACCAGAACGAGCACACCCGGCAGTGGGCGGCCAAGATCGCGTCGTTCGACGGGTTCGTCATCGTGACACCGGAGTACAACCACGGCATCCCCGGCGTCCTGAAGAACGCCCTCGACTTCCTCTACGCCGAGTGGAACAACAAGGCCGTCGGCTACGTGTCCTACGGCGGCGTGGGCGGAGTCCGCGCGGTCGAGCAGCTGCGCCTGGTCGCCGGCGAGCTCCAGATGGCCGACGTACGCCAGCAGGTCGCACTGTCGCTGATCACCGAGTTCGAGAACTACCAGGTCTTCAAGCCCGGCGGCTACAACCTGCCCGCCTTGAACACGATGCTCGACCAGGTCATCGCCTGGACCACCGCACTCGCGCCCCTGCGTACGACCGCGACCGCCGCAGCCTGA
- a CDS encoding ECF transporter S component has product MNTYTAAIRIRPRAGIVITMAAFLGLVAFFWPFLVVPGTFGSHYAPPLIFGVLLVIVLSVVISEIAEGGINSKALAMLGVLSAVNAAIRPLGAGTAGIETVFFILVLAGRVYGPGFGFTLGCTSLFASALITGGVGPWMPYQMFGCAFVGMLAGFLPKATGRREIAMLAVYGSVSGYLFGFLLNLSFWPFSLDPNSSIAYLPGLPFTEQFHRYLAFDLATSLGWDTGRAVTNFVCVCLAGPAVLTVFRRAARKARFQAPIRFVARP; this is encoded by the coding sequence GTGAACACGTACACCGCGGCCATCCGCATCCGCCCCCGGGCCGGAATCGTCATCACCATGGCGGCCTTCCTCGGGCTCGTCGCGTTCTTCTGGCCCTTCCTCGTCGTTCCCGGCACGTTCGGCTCCCACTACGCCCCACCCCTGATCTTCGGCGTTCTGCTGGTCATCGTCCTCTCCGTCGTGATCTCCGAGATCGCGGAGGGCGGCATCAACTCCAAGGCCCTGGCCATGCTGGGCGTCCTGTCGGCCGTCAACGCCGCCATCCGCCCGCTCGGCGCGGGTACCGCCGGCATCGAAACGGTCTTCTTCATCCTCGTCCTGGCCGGACGCGTCTACGGCCCCGGCTTCGGCTTCACCCTGGGCTGCACGTCCCTCTTCGCCTCCGCCCTCATCACCGGCGGCGTCGGGCCCTGGATGCCGTACCAGATGTTCGGCTGCGCCTTCGTCGGCATGCTCGCCGGCTTCCTCCCCAAGGCCACCGGCCGCCGGGAAATCGCGATGCTCGCGGTCTACGGTTCGGTCTCCGGCTACCTCTTCGGCTTCCTCCTCAACCTCTCCTTCTGGCCCTTCTCCCTCGACCCCAACAGCTCCATCGCCTACCTCCCCGGCCTCCCCTTCACCGAGCAGTTCCACCGCTACCTCGCCTTCGACCTCGCCACTTCCCTCGGCTGGGACACCGGCCGCGCCGTCACCAACTTCGTCTGCGTCTGCCTCGCCGGCCCGGCCGTCCTCACGGTCTTCCGCCGCGCCGCCCGCAAGGCCCGCTTCCAGGCCCCCATCCGCTTCGTGGCGCGCCCGTAG
- a CDS encoding energy-coupling factor transporter transmembrane component T gives MSRTTTTTVAAAKTPASGITSDAGGRRLPRTLHPVAWWIWALALATAVSRTNNPLLLFLVLAVLGYVITVRRTEAPWARGFKYYLYLALTVVAIRVLFRAVFATGITPRDHFLFSLPHIPTPDWYAGIQLGGPVSLEALLSAATDGLRLACMLCCIGAANTLANPKRALRVLPGALYELGVAVTVSISVAPQLVQSVQRVHRAKRLRAGRSKGLRALRGIVVPVLEDALERSLRLAAAMDSRGYGRAGTATRRSRRLTGALMLLGMCGLCAGAYGLLDATAPTLLGLPSMGAGALLCFAGLRLGGRRITRTTYRPDPWRAAEWSVAGCGVLSAVLLFANVGFNAAELNPSIYPLSWPTLPLVPAAAILLAGTAGFLAPPPAPPARVVVPAQRTEEPK, from the coding sequence GTGTCCCGCACCACCACCACCACCGTGGCCGCGGCCAAGACGCCCGCGTCCGGCATCACGTCGGACGCGGGCGGTCGCCGGCTGCCCCGCACCCTGCATCCGGTCGCCTGGTGGATCTGGGCACTGGCCCTGGCCACCGCCGTCAGCCGCACCAACAACCCGCTGCTGCTGTTCCTGGTCCTCGCCGTCCTCGGCTACGTCATCACCGTGCGGCGCACCGAGGCCCCCTGGGCGCGCGGGTTCAAGTACTACCTGTACCTGGCCCTCACCGTGGTCGCGATCCGGGTGCTCTTCCGCGCCGTCTTCGCCACCGGCATCACCCCCCGCGACCACTTCCTCTTCTCCCTGCCGCACATCCCCACACCCGACTGGTACGCGGGGATCCAGCTCGGTGGCCCCGTCTCGCTGGAGGCCCTGCTGTCCGCCGCCACCGACGGACTGCGGCTCGCCTGCATGCTGTGCTGCATCGGCGCCGCCAACACCCTGGCCAACCCGAAGCGCGCCCTGCGCGTCCTGCCCGGCGCCCTGTACGAACTGGGCGTCGCCGTCACCGTGTCCATCAGTGTCGCGCCCCAACTCGTCCAGAGCGTGCAGCGGGTGCACCGGGCCAAGCGGCTGCGGGCCGGCCGGTCCAAGGGACTGCGCGCCCTGCGGGGCATCGTCGTACCGGTCCTCGAAGACGCTCTGGAGCGGTCCCTTCGTCTCGCCGCCGCCATGGACTCCCGCGGCTACGGCCGCGCGGGCACCGCCACCCGCCGCTCCCGCCGGCTGACCGGCGCCCTCATGCTGCTCGGCATGTGCGGCCTGTGTGCCGGGGCGTACGGACTGCTCGACGCCACCGCTCCGACACTGCTGGGCCTGCCTTCCATGGGCGCCGGTGCCCTGCTGTGTTTCGCGGGACTGCGCCTGGGCGGCCGCCGCATCACCCGGACCACCTATCGGCCCGACCCCTGGCGCGCAGCCGAGTGGTCCGTCGCCGGCTGCGGGGTCCTCTCCGCGGTCCTCCTCTTCGCGAACGTCGGCTTCAACGCCGCCGAACTCAACCCTTCGATCTATCCGCTCAGTTGGCCCACCCTGCCGCTCGTACCCGCCGCCGCGATCCTCCTCGCGGGTACCGCCGGCTTCCTGGCCCCGCCCCCGGCCCCGCCCGCCCGCGTGGTCGTCCCCGCACAGCGCACCGAGGAACCCAAGTGA
- a CDS encoding ABC transporter ATP-binding protein — translation MITFDEVTVQYDDAEEPVLRDVNLTVEEGELCLVVGHTGVGKSTLLGAVNGLVPHFTGGTLFGRVVVDGRDTAAHPPRELADVVGVVGQDPLDGFVTDTVEEELAYAMEQLAVPPATMRKRVEETLDLLGLADLRHRALHELSGGQQQRVAIGSVLTAHPRVLVLDEPTSALDPTAAEEVLAAVTRLVHDLGVTVLLAEHRLERVVQYADRVIHLPGDGLVVSGTPAEIFRTSSIAPPIVELGRAAGWTPLPLSIRDARRAAAPLRSRLADRTPPPVRPTPTATHPELLTARGVTVTYHGVPAVREVDLCLHGGEVTALMGRNGSGKSSLLWALQGSGPRKAGTVAVSAAEAGTKPQDPRKLSAAQARQLVGLVPQTPTDLLYLESVRQELDQADTESAVAAHGIRARAILDRLAPGIPDTTHPRDLSEGQKLALVLAIQLTAAPRVLLLDEPTRGLDYRAKNELVRIVDDLAAEGRAVVISTHDVEFVARAADRVVVMAEGDIVADGPTTEVIVASPVFAPQTAKILAPLPFLTVDQLAAVLTAADGTDPHA, via the coding sequence GTGATCACCTTCGACGAGGTCACCGTCCAGTACGACGACGCGGAGGAACCGGTGCTGCGCGACGTGAACCTCACCGTGGAGGAGGGCGAACTCTGCCTGGTCGTCGGCCACACGGGCGTCGGCAAGTCCACCCTCCTCGGCGCCGTCAACGGCCTCGTTCCCCACTTCACCGGCGGCACCCTCTTCGGCCGCGTCGTGGTCGACGGACGGGACACCGCGGCGCACCCCCCACGCGAACTCGCCGACGTGGTCGGGGTGGTGGGGCAGGACCCGCTGGACGGTTTCGTCACCGACACGGTCGAGGAGGAACTCGCCTACGCGATGGAGCAGTTGGCTGTACCACCGGCCACCATGCGCAAGCGCGTCGAGGAAACCCTCGATCTCCTCGGCCTCGCCGACCTGCGCCACCGCGCCCTGCACGAGCTGTCCGGCGGCCAACAGCAGCGCGTCGCGATCGGCTCCGTCCTGACCGCCCACCCCCGGGTCCTCGTCCTCGACGAGCCCACCTCCGCGCTGGACCCGACGGCCGCCGAGGAGGTCCTCGCCGCCGTCACCCGCCTCGTCCACGACCTCGGCGTCACCGTGCTGCTCGCCGAACACCGCCTTGAGCGCGTGGTCCAGTACGCCGACCGTGTCATCCACCTCCCCGGCGACGGCCTCGTCGTGTCGGGCACACCCGCCGAGATCTTCCGTACGTCGTCCATCGCACCACCCATCGTGGAGCTCGGCCGCGCGGCCGGCTGGACCCCGCTGCCGCTCTCCATCCGTGACGCCCGACGTGCAGCCGCTCCTTTGCGGAGCCGGCTGGCCGACCGCACTCCCCCACCGGTACGCCCCACCCCGACGGCCACCCACCCGGAACTCCTCACCGCGCGCGGCGTCACCGTGACCTACCACGGCGTCCCGGCCGTACGGGAGGTCGACCTCTGCCTCCACGGCGGTGAGGTCACCGCGCTCATGGGCCGCAACGGCTCCGGCAAGTCCTCGCTCCTCTGGGCGCTCCAGGGTTCCGGCCCCCGCAAGGCCGGCACCGTGGCCGTAAGCGCAGCCGAGGCCGGCACGAAGCCTCAGGACCCGCGGAAGCTGTCCGCCGCGCAGGCCCGGCAACTCGTCGGTCTCGTCCCCCAAACCCCGACCGACCTCCTCTACCTCGAATCGGTCCGGCAGGAACTCGACCAGGCCGACACCGAGTCCGCAGTCGCCGCGCACGGGATCCGGGCCCGCGCCATCCTGGACCGGCTCGCACCCGGCATCCCCGACACCACCCACCCCCGCGACCTCTCCGAGGGCCAGAAACTCGCCCTCGTCCTCGCGATCCAGCTGACCGCCGCCCCCCGCGTCCTCTTGCTGGACGAGCCGACCCGCGGCCTCGACTACCGCGCCAAGAACGAACTCGTCCGCATCGTCGACGACCTGGCCGCGGAGGGCCGGGCCGTCGTGATCTCCACCCATGACGTCGAGTTCGTCGCACGGGCCGCCGACCGCGTCGTGGTGATGGCCGAAGGCGACATCGTCGCCGACGGCCCCACCACCGAGGTCATCGTCGCCTCCCCCGTCTTCGCACCTCAGACCGCGAAGATCCTGGCCCCGCTGCCCTTCCTCACCGTCGACCAACTGGCCGCCGTACTCACCGCCGCCGACGGAACGGACCCGCACGCGTGA
- a CDS encoding cytochrome P450 family protein, with translation MDLQAELMNHPHEAYQHLRDNAPVQRVPGPGGEPAWLVTRYEDVRAALVNPRLSLDKSMAAEGSYRGLSLPPVLDANLLNMDPPDHTRIRKLVSGAFTSRRMEGLRAPIRRTADQLLDRLGSHGRADLIAAYAAPLPIAVICDLLGVPEDRRTDFRSWTNALVAPDPGRPTAAKEAVGAMVAFFVQLIAHKRRHPADDLLCDLIAVRDADGDRLSEDELTSLAFLILVAGYENTVQLIGNAIHALLRHPAQLARLRQDPSRIPTAVEELSRYEGPALLAIRRFPTEDVTIGGITVPAGETILLSLASANRDPARFDEPDRLDLDRDTSGHLALGHGIHYCVGAPLARIETEIALATLLERFADLAPDPDPAEAGDEARWRPSLRARGLVELPVVYGTARTAG, from the coding sequence ATGGATCTCCAGGCCGAGCTGATGAACCACCCGCACGAGGCGTACCAGCACCTTCGTGACAACGCGCCGGTGCAGCGGGTACCGGGGCCCGGCGGCGAGCCGGCGTGGCTCGTCACACGGTACGAGGACGTGCGCGCGGCCCTCGTGAATCCACGGCTCTCCCTGGACAAGAGCATGGCCGCGGAAGGCAGTTACCGAGGTCTTTCCCTGCCACCGGTCCTCGACGCCAACCTCCTGAACATGGATCCCCCGGACCACACCCGCATCCGCAAGCTCGTGAGCGGCGCCTTCACCTCGCGGCGCATGGAGGGGCTTCGGGCTCCGATCCGCCGCACGGCGGATCAACTCCTCGACCGTCTGGGCTCGCACGGCCGCGCCGACCTGATCGCCGCGTACGCCGCGCCGCTGCCGATCGCCGTCATCTGCGACCTGCTGGGCGTCCCCGAGGACCGGCGCACGGACTTCCGCTCCTGGACCAACGCGCTCGTCGCCCCGGATCCCGGCCGGCCGACGGCCGCCAAAGAGGCGGTGGGGGCGATGGTCGCCTTCTTCGTCCAGCTCATCGCGCACAAGCGCCGTCACCCCGCCGACGACCTGCTCTGCGACCTGATCGCCGTACGCGACGCCGACGGGGACCGCCTGAGCGAGGACGAGCTGACGTCCCTGGCGTTCCTCATCCTGGTCGCGGGCTACGAGAACACGGTGCAGCTCATCGGCAACGCGATCCACGCACTGCTGCGGCATCCGGCCCAACTGGCGCGGCTGCGCCAGGATCCGTCGCGCATTCCCACCGCGGTCGAGGAGCTCTCACGCTACGAAGGACCGGCACTTCTCGCCATCCGCCGCTTCCCGACCGAGGACGTGACGATCGGGGGCATCACGGTTCCCGCGGGCGAGACGATCCTGCTTTCCCTGGCGTCCGCCAACCGCGACCCCGCCCGTTTCGATGAGCCCGACCGCCTTGACCTCGACCGTGACACCTCCGGCCATCTGGCACTCGGCCACGGCATCCACTACTGCGTGGGCGCGCCCCTGGCGCGGATCGAGACCGAGATCGCGCTGGCGACGCTCCTCGAACGGTTCGCCGATCTGGCCCCGGACCCGGACCCGGCGGAAGCGGGAGACGAAGCCCGCTGGCGGCCGTCCCTGCGAGCCCGCGGCCTCGTCGAGCTGCCCGTGGTGTACGGGACGGCGCGGACGGCCGGCTGA